One Chloroflexota bacterium genomic region harbors:
- a CDS encoding type 2 isopentenyl-diphosphate Delta-isomerase → MSNSHAKRKRDHLRICLEEDVRVYDITTGLERYQLVHCALPELNLDEIDLRTQFLGKTLQAPLLISAMTGGTSIARQINCNLAEAAEALGIAMSVGSQRAAIEKPRLASTYQVRKVAPHILLFANLGAVQLNYGYGLDECRRAVDMIQADALMLHLNPLQEALQPEGNTNFARLLDKIALICRDLGVPVVVKEVGHGISEAVARQLAAAGVAAIDVAGAGGTAWSQVEQHRAQTDLQFRVAAAFARWGIPTAEAIRQVRCALPNLPLIASGGIWNGLDIAVALALGADLVGMARRLLEPACISAQTVQDELQVLITSLRVAMFAAGLRDIPALKTAPLMQRTSLDHYPVDE, encoded by the coding sequence ATGAGCAATTCGCATGCCAAGCGCAAGCGCGACCACTTGCGCATCTGTCTGGAAGAAGACGTTCGCGTCTATGACATTACCACCGGCTTGGAACGCTACCAACTAGTCCACTGCGCCTTGCCCGAACTCAACCTCGACGAGATTGACCTGCGCACGCAATTCCTGGGCAAAACGCTGCAAGCCCCTCTGCTCATCTCCGCCATGACCGGCGGCACGTCCATCGCACGTCAGATCAACTGCAATCTGGCGGAAGCAGCAGAGGCCTTGGGCATTGCCATGAGCGTTGGCTCGCAGCGCGCCGCCATCGAAAAGCCGCGCCTTGCTTCCACCTACCAGGTACGCAAGGTGGCGCCCCACATCCTGCTCTTCGCCAATCTGGGCGCGGTGCAGTTGAACTATGGCTATGGGCTGGACGAATGTCGTCGTGCGGTGGACATGATCCAAGCCGATGCGCTGATGCTGCACCTCAACCCGCTGCAAGAGGCGCTTCAGCCAGAGGGCAATACCAACTTTGCGCGTTTGTTGGACAAGATCGCCCTCATTTGCCGCGACCTGGGCGTGCCGGTGGTGGTCAAAGAGGTGGGCCATGGCATATCCGAGGCGGTGGCGCGGCAACTTGCCGCGGCTGGCGTGGCAGCCATTGACGTAGCTGGCGCCGGGGGCACTGCTTGGAGCCAGGTGGAGCAACACCGTGCCCAGACCGACCTGCAATTCCGCGTTGCTGCTGCTTTTGCCCGCTGGGGCATCCCCACCGCTGAAGCAATCCGACAGGTGCGTTGCGCGCTGCCCAACTTGCCGCTCATCGCCAGCGGCGGCATCTGGAATGGGCTCGACATCGCCGTCGCTCTGGCTCTGGGCGCCGACCTGGTGGGCATGGCGCGTCGCTTGCTCGAACCAGCCTGCATCTCCGCCCAAACCGTCCAGGACGAATTGCAGGTGCTCATCACCAGCCTGCGCGTGGCTATGTTCGCTGCCGGGCTGCGCGACATCCCTGCATTGAAGACGGCGCCTCTCATGCAGAGAACCTCCCTCGATCACTACCCGGTGGATGAATGA